One Micromonospora sp. WMMD812 genomic window carries:
- a CDS encoding Gfo/Idh/MocA family oxidoreductase, which yields MRIALAGLATSHPYTDARALRDHAELVVWEPDPQRLARFRAEQPDVAVSPDLAALLATRPDGVVLTVPTPDVPDALAQVLASELPCFVNKPAAATLGQLDRLERVVQRAPELVLTSSVLRFAPDFVAFDVPREEVLSVRVTVRHDVGLWATGYNPWQDDPAVGGGTLVMMGLHGVELLVALLGPAVRLVGAAGTVRRHRGLRSEDTGLLALQWDDGVPGAVEVLGVSQGEAYEVTVHTGGGEQRVMLRGGADQLGYRATIDAFLGMVRGGPSPVPWAQTRAVLGLLAAARAAA from the coding sequence ATGCGCATCGCTCTGGCCGGACTCGCCACCAGTCACCCCTACACCGATGCCCGCGCCCTGCGCGACCACGCGGAGCTGGTGGTGTGGGAGCCCGATCCGCAGCGGCTGGCACGGTTTCGGGCCGAGCAGCCGGACGTCGCCGTGTCGCCGGACCTGGCCGCGTTGCTGGCGACCCGCCCGGACGGCGTGGTCCTCACCGTCCCCACCCCGGACGTGCCGGACGCGCTGGCCCAGGTGCTGGCCAGTGAACTGCCCTGTTTCGTGAACAAGCCGGCTGCGGCGACCCTCGGGCAGCTCGACAGGTTGGAACGCGTCGTGCAGCGGGCGCCGGAGCTGGTGCTCACCTCCTCGGTGCTGCGCTTCGCGCCGGACTTCGTGGCGTTCGACGTGCCGCGCGAGGAGGTGCTGTCGGTCCGGGTCACCGTGCGGCACGACGTCGGCCTCTGGGCCACCGGCTACAACCCGTGGCAGGACGACCCGGCGGTCGGCGGCGGCACGCTGGTGATGATGGGGCTGCACGGCGTGGAGCTGCTGGTTGCGCTGCTCGGCCCGGCGGTGCGGTTGGTCGGGGCCGCCGGCACCGTGCGCCGCCACCGGGGACTGCGCTCCGAGGACACCGGGCTGCTGGCGCTGCAGTGGGACGACGGGGTGCCCGGCGCGGTCGAGGTCCTCGGGGTCAGCCAGGGCGAGGCGTACGAAGTGACCGTCCACACCGGCGGCGGAGAGCAGCGGGTGATGCTGCGCGGCGGCGCCGACCAACTCGGCTACCGGGCCACTATCGACGCGTTCCTGGGCATGGTCCGGGGCGGGCCGAGCCCGGTGCCGTGGGCGCAGACCCGGGCCGTGCTCGGCCTTCTCGCCGCGGCGCGCGCCGCCGCCTGA
- a CDS encoding hydroxyacid dehydrogenase: MSVIAVAATPHVRELFLDSDAWAELRRLGEVRLPADGADVGDGAVLARLLADADIVVTGWGTAPLTTTVLAAAPRLRLLAHTGASVKPFVTPQSFARGVRVTQAGDAMAYAVGEQALAQTLALLHRLHRFDHALRTGADWASAKDAPPRRELRGATVGVVGASRTGRAYVGLVRALGARVLVADPYLSDAEAVTLGVERVGLDELLARSPVVSLHAPVLPETVGMIGARELALLPDGALLVNTARSALVDEAALLAALRTGRIDAALDVFDAEPLPRDHPLRRLPNVLLTPHEAAGTVESRRRAGAIVVAEIDRFLRGRPLAHEVRPEQLDRTG, encoded by the coding sequence ATGAGCGTCATCGCGGTGGCTGCCACGCCGCACGTCCGCGAGCTGTTCCTCGATTCCGACGCCTGGGCCGAGCTGCGGCGCCTCGGCGAGGTGCGGCTGCCCGCCGACGGCGCCGACGTGGGCGACGGGGCCGTGCTCGCGCGACTGCTCGCCGACGCCGACATCGTCGTCACCGGCTGGGGCACCGCACCGCTGACCACCACGGTGCTCGCCGCCGCGCCCCGGCTGCGGCTGCTCGCGCACACCGGGGCCAGCGTGAAACCGTTCGTCACCCCGCAGAGCTTTGCCCGCGGGGTACGCGTCACCCAGGCCGGGGACGCGATGGCGTACGCGGTGGGGGAGCAGGCGCTCGCGCAGACCCTCGCGCTGTTGCACCGGCTGCACCGGTTCGACCATGCGCTACGCACCGGGGCCGACTGGGCGAGCGCGAAGGACGCCCCGCCCCGCCGGGAACTGCGCGGGGCGACGGTCGGGGTGGTGGGCGCGTCCCGGACCGGCCGGGCGTACGTCGGCCTGGTGCGGGCGCTCGGGGCGCGGGTGCTCGTGGCCGACCCCTACCTGTCCGACGCGGAGGCCGTGACACTCGGCGTCGAGCGGGTCGGCCTCGACGAGCTGCTCGCCCGCAGCCCGGTGGTCTCCCTGCACGCTCCGGTGCTACCGGAGACCGTCGGGATGATCGGGGCACGCGAACTCGCCCTGCTGCCGGACGGCGCGCTGCTGGTCAACACCGCCCGCTCGGCGTTGGTGGACGAGGCTGCGCTGCTGGCCGCGCTGCGCACCGGCCGGATCGACGCCGCGCTGGACGTCTTCGACGCCGAGCCGCTGCCGCGCGACCACCCGCTCCGCCGGCTGCCGAACGTGCTGCTGACGCCGCACGAGGCGGCCGGGACGGTGGAGTCGCGTCGGCGGGCCGGCGCGATCGTGGTGGCCGAGATCGACCGGTTCCTACGCGGGCGACCGCTGGCTCACGAGGTGCGGCCGGAGCAGCTCGACCGGACGGGCTGA
- a CDS encoding carbohydrate ABC transporter permease, with the protein MTDTVAPPATTAPATETPRRDRRPYRAGRAGRGWVIGRTALLLAGALLTLFPFYAMVVLSLKPTGPVTFPDSLLPWPFSTEAYDQVIGAKSVLRWMVNTLVYSVVSVVGVLLFASMAGYAFAKKRFPGKETMFWSFLAMLMVPYHVTMIPTFIIISELNGVDTYWGMIVPTLANAQAVFLMRQFIASLPDSLFEAARLDGCSEWRVYVKIVLPLIKPILATLGVFVFLWHWNDFLWPLIVGQSLDMRTLTTGIASLQQENVPLNMLLAGSVVAFVPIFMAYLIGQRYFQEGVSSTGIKG; encoded by the coding sequence ATGACCGACACCGTCGCGCCCCCGGCCACCACCGCGCCGGCCACCGAAACGCCCCGACGCGACCGGCGCCCCTACCGCGCCGGCCGGGCCGGCCGGGGCTGGGTGATCGGGCGCACCGCGCTGCTGCTGGCCGGTGCCCTGCTCACCCTCTTCCCCTTCTACGCGATGGTCGTGCTATCGCTCAAGCCGACCGGCCCGGTCACCTTCCCGGACAGCCTGCTGCCCTGGCCGTTCTCCACCGAGGCGTACGACCAGGTGATCGGCGCCAAGAGCGTGCTGCGCTGGATGGTGAACACGCTCGTCTACTCGGTGGTATCGGTCGTCGGCGTACTGCTGTTCGCGTCGATGGCCGGCTACGCCTTCGCCAAGAAGCGGTTCCCCGGCAAGGAGACGATGTTCTGGTCGTTCCTGGCGATGCTGATGGTGCCCTACCACGTCACGATGATCCCGACGTTCATCATCATCTCCGAGCTCAACGGCGTGGACACCTACTGGGGCATGATCGTGCCGACCCTGGCCAACGCCCAGGCGGTCTTCCTCATGCGACAGTTCATCGCCTCGCTGCCCGACTCGCTGTTCGAGGCCGCCCGCCTGGACGGCTGCTCCGAGTGGCGGGTCTACGTGAAGATCGTGCTGCCGCTGATCAAACCGATCCTGGCCACACTGGGCGTCTTCGTCTTCCTCTGGCACTGGAACGACTTCCTGTGGCCGCTCATCGTCGGACAGAGCCTCGACATGCGGACCCTCACCACCGGCATCGCCTCGCTGCAACAGGAGAACGTGCCGTTGAACATGCTGCTCGCCGGGTCGGTGGTGGCGTTCGTGCCCATCTTCATGGCCTACCTCATCGGGCAGCGCTACTTCCAGGAGGGCGTCTCCAGCACGGGCATCAAGGGATGA
- a CDS encoding sugar ABC transporter permease gives MVALPGSQLRRPRRPAGEVRRPRRPSAREAGTALLFVLPFLLLFAIFRFGPAIAGVILGFTDYTIGGDTSWTGLENFRRLVDDPTFWSALRVTVIFTALSVPLSMLASLGMALLTRRAFRGAKLFRSVFFLPVVTSLVLAGVVFTWVFADGGPWSRAMGALGLPAGSWLADSALVVPALVLVSVWSRFGYGMLILLARLQDIPAELEEAALTDGASAWQRFRYVTLPQLRPALFFVAIIETTVSFQVFDMIYVMTGGGPVRASYSLVYLLYDQGFKYFDLGYASAVGVALFVMTIVVALIQRLTLGREK, from the coding sequence ATGGTTGCACTACCGGGAAGCCAGCTCCGGCGGCCACGCCGGCCGGCGGGCGAGGTCCGGCGTCCACGCCGGCCGTCCGCCCGCGAGGCCGGCACGGCCCTGCTGTTCGTCCTGCCGTTCCTGCTGCTCTTCGCCATCTTCCGGTTCGGGCCGGCGATCGCCGGGGTGATCCTCGGATTCACCGACTACACCATCGGCGGTGACACCAGCTGGACCGGCCTGGAGAACTTCCGCCGGCTCGTCGACGACCCGACCTTCTGGTCGGCGCTGCGCGTGACGGTCATCTTCACCGCGCTGTCCGTACCCCTGTCGATGCTGGCCTCCCTCGGCATGGCGCTGCTGACCCGCCGCGCCTTCCGCGGCGCGAAGCTCTTCCGGTCCGTCTTCTTCCTGCCCGTGGTGACCAGCCTGGTCCTCGCCGGGGTGGTTTTCACCTGGGTCTTCGCCGACGGCGGGCCGTGGTCGCGGGCGATGGGGGCGCTGGGACTGCCGGCCGGTTCCTGGCTCGCCGACAGCGCGCTGGTGGTACCGGCCCTGGTCCTGGTGTCGGTCTGGTCCCGCTTCGGCTACGGCATGCTCATCCTGCTCGCCCGGCTGCAGGACATCCCCGCGGAACTCGAGGAGGCGGCCCTGACCGACGGCGCCTCGGCCTGGCAGCGCTTCCGGTACGTCACGCTGCCACAGCTGCGGCCCGCGCTGTTCTTCGTCGCCATCATCGAGACCACCGTGTCGTTCCAGGTCTTCGACATGATCTACGTGATGACCGGTGGCGGCCCGGTACGCGCCAGCTACAGCCTCGTCTACCTGCTCTACGACCAGGGGTTCAAGTACTTCGACCTGGGCTACGCCAGCGCGGTCGGGGTCGCCCTGTTCGTGATGACGATCGTCGTGGCGCTGATCCAGCGGCTGACCCTGGGGAGGGAGAAATGA
- a CDS encoding sugar ABC transporter substrate-binding protein, with protein sequence MRVRKRLSAVAVALVAALAAAGCGGSGSGGSGKTTVTMWIYPVIVDEAKHRAHWDETVKAFQSANPNIEVKTEIFPWANRDQALATAIAGNKGPDVVYLIPDQLPKYARNIEPVDKYLDDAAKSDYHENVTKSVSIDGKMMGAPILTSAATPICNKKVFAAVGETTYPTNWNDLLTLAPKFKAKGYDIAAYPGDSKQTLNQTFYPLLWSAGGDVFSPDGKSVAFNSDAGKKALTFVKQLVDGGYVDKSLITNVPSIEQTRIGQNKVGCVWHVPVAEVEKLWGKENIQAVPHFSDVKQIGYGTVGSLSMLKGAKDKEAAGKWIAFATNADNSKKYDTSSNFFSPRKSTGTLYAGDPVLSAQEQQVATSTVGPLHEKARDVQGVLFPEIQAALLGKKSVEQALDDAAKAAAPLLG encoded by the coding sequence ATGCGTGTTCGCAAGAGGCTGTCGGCCGTCGCGGTGGCGCTCGTCGCCGCACTCGCGGCCGCGGGTTGTGGCGGTTCCGGCTCCGGTGGCTCCGGCAAGACCACCGTGACGATGTGGATATATCCGGTGATCGTCGACGAGGCGAAGCACCGCGCGCACTGGGACGAGACCGTCAAGGCGTTCCAGTCCGCCAACCCGAACATCGAGGTCAAGACCGAGATTTTCCCCTGGGCCAACCGGGACCAGGCGCTGGCGACCGCCATCGCCGGCAACAAGGGGCCCGACGTCGTCTACCTGATCCCCGACCAGCTGCCCAAGTACGCCCGCAACATCGAGCCGGTCGACAAGTACCTCGACGACGCGGCGAAGAGCGACTACCACGAGAACGTGACGAAGTCGGTGAGCATCGACGGCAAGATGATGGGCGCGCCGATCCTCACCAGCGCCGCCACCCCGATCTGCAACAAGAAGGTCTTCGCCGCCGTCGGCGAGACGACCTACCCCACCAACTGGAACGACCTGCTCACCCTGGCCCCGAAGTTCAAGGCCAAGGGCTACGACATCGCCGCGTACCCCGGTGACTCCAAGCAAACCCTGAACCAGACCTTCTACCCGCTGCTGTGGTCGGCCGGCGGCGACGTGTTCAGCCCCGACGGCAAGTCGGTCGCCTTCAACAGCGACGCCGGCAAGAAGGCGCTGACCTTCGTGAAGCAGCTCGTCGACGGCGGCTACGTCGACAAGAGCCTCATCACCAACGTCCCGTCGATCGAGCAGACCCGCATCGGCCAGAACAAGGTCGGCTGCGTCTGGCACGTGCCGGTCGCGGAGGTCGAGAAGCTGTGGGGCAAGGAGAACATCCAGGCCGTCCCGCACTTCAGCGATGTCAAGCAGATCGGCTACGGCACAGTCGGCTCGCTGTCGATGCTGAAGGGCGCCAAGGACAAGGAGGCGGCCGGCAAGTGGATCGCCTTCGCGACCAACGCCGATAACTCCAAGAAGTACGACACGTCCTCCAACTTCTTCTCCCCGCGGAAATCCACCGGCACCCTCTACGCCGGTGACCCGGTCCTCAGCGCGCAGGAGCAGCAGGTGGCCACCAGCACCGTCGGCCCGCTGCACGAGAAGGCCCGGGACGTGCAGGGCGTGCTCTTCCCGGAGATCCAGGCCGCGCTGCTCGGAAAGAAGTCGGTGGAGCAGGCGCTCGACGACGCGGCGAAGGCCGCCGCTCCGCTGCTCGGCTGA